The genome window GTGTTTCATGTGTGTAATtgtacgattaatttttttttactttatttgaattttatttaacgtcTGTATTGTAACTAAATtctgatatatatgtatgtatatttatgcataaattattttttcagcattgtgttaaatctcaacaaaaaattaaatttttctcgcCATAAAAATGCAATATACCAAGTTACTTTATTCAtaattgttgataaaaatttgaaatttagtttgCATAAGAATGGTATAATtacaaaagctttttttatatagattgagACTGCAAAGTTGTGTTGTATGGCTGaggttatttttagtatttttttttatgtgtgatttttgtagatataaaagtaatatattcaaataaaattgatttatgttaTTTCAGACTGGGCCAAGAttttgtgttctaaatttcaGATGTTTAGCTTTTAACTAATGATAACTTATTAGTAagatgttcatttatttttattttttgttttcagtccaTAATGAacttttgacagtttttttttatactgaaagtacTATTTATCAGTTGTAGTGaactataattatattactatttatgaCAAACATGACCATAGTTAAAAAGTGAATTTCAATACACTTCATTCATAGTCAAATAAAACAGTaccatatctaaaaaaaatttttgtactatGAGTTTGATGACAGCATTTTCTGttagaaaattgtgttaaaagagattaaacatgtaaaaaaaatatgagttgattaaaaaactttgtaaaattttataaaactaattgttatAACTAAGagactgataataattttttttgtggttacaTTTAAGCCCATCTAAAGAGTACctgaataaatttcaatattacagggttaaataatatttatctcagTTTCTTCCTGTGATATTTTTGTGTAGGACCTATGTCTCTGTaacgcatattttttttaaaatattttatagaaatttatatcagGTCAGAcagaatttaatagtaatatttttatttgtctagaatattttatgatttattgaaattcagTGCAATACATTTTTAACGCTatagtttactgaaaaattaacatatatttatttgatacttAATGTCTATTATGTATTGATGGTTCACTTATATCTATTCATGCCTTGTCTGAACAGAAGATCCTGAAGCTTTAAATTTGGGAAGGATATTACTCTTAGACAGTGTAAGCTGCTACTTAAAAGTGTTTTCCCACCTGCTACTAAGatggttaaaaatgttttcttgtggaatataaattgtttatattgttctacaaaggctgtttttttttcaacctccaatgggctataaaaaaaaaggcaCATTGacataacagaattattttattactaaaagctgagtagtatctaacttagttttctacataattgccaacAATTGAGGGAGGTATTTGTCATATTGTGACATCAGCTTTCCGATACcttcttcaaagaagtttgccgcCAGTGAGGTAAGGGACACGTCTTGATAGCTTCCCGAAGTTCTTTGTTGATGGTGAAGTGCTATCCGCCCAACCATGCTGTCAGTTCTTGAAAGAGATGAAAATCGCTAGGTGCTAGGTGTGGGCTATACAGTGGATGGTTGAAAACTTCCCGCTCGAATTATTAGAGGTCTTGCGCCACGGCACAGTACAGTCTTGCATTATCGTGGATCAAAACCACATTGAACAAAGGTGTGCctctttgtttgtttttgatCACTCTAGGGAGGCAatgtaaagattcacaataaTCTTCCTTTGTTATTGCTGTCTTTTGCTCCATAAAGTCCACCAATAAGACACCTTTATGTCCCAAAAAAGTGTAGCAATTGatttcctgttgctcagtgtctgAACTTTTGCAGCTTGTTTGGAGAAgtgtgcatccactgcttagattgttttttttttgtttctgggttgtcatactggatccaagtctcatTGCCAGTAACAATAGACTTTGAAAACACCACCGCATTATTGTAATGCgtgagaaacattaaggctgatGCCATTTGCTGCGTTTTGTGATTGTCACTTAACATTTTTGGGATCAGACGTGCACGCAGTTTCCAGTAACCTAAGGTTTTAGTCACAGTTGTCTACAAagaagaccttgaaatttctggaTTTCTTCAAAAAGTTCACTTAACATAAATCTCAGTTTGTAATGGACAAAATCATCAACATGCTCAACCAGGGTACAGTAGTGACAGACTTGCATTCTTGCCCACCTTCATCATGGACGTCCGTTTGCCCTTCATTAAATTTCACACCATTCCCATACACTACTATCACTCATAAAGTTTTCAAcatacactaggctcattctgcTATGGATTTCAACAGTGCTGcatccttctgcttgcagaaaacgTATCACACTTTGCAACTCACACTTGGCAGGAGCATTGATGGTGGTGGCCATGTGCAATTGCCCGTAGCTTGGCTCAGGCTGATGCAGTGGAGCCGGCAGTGGCAGAGATTGTGGTGGGGGGGCAAAATCACATGACACGCAGACCTGGCTCCTgcctatctcttgtttacttagatgcacagtttgagattgaaaaaaaaacagccctcttaaaattacacaaaacagACTAATAATTCGATCTACCTGTAGTTAAGTGAAAtggattaaatattgttttcgtTTTTCTTACCTTCTCCATCCTGAAAGAAGGATAAAATTGAACATGGATTGCAAACTTCAGAacaaaatgttatctaaaaatattgCCCTGTAAAGGGTTATGAGGGATTATTAGGTATTTGTACTTGTTTTATGTATAGTATAACCTTGTTCATCCAGACTAAATTGGACCAGAAGTGGTTCAGAAATGTCATTATCTAGTCTATTGAGATTACTATAAGTGTAAAGTGTAAATTACAGAGGcttatttgaaatcaaaataaatccaAACTACTTTTACTAAGATCAGGTTTGAAGGAATTAGGGAATAGGCCTACAATCAGTACATctcacactttttttttgaatgagaGATTGATGGATTCAGTATTTTACAATGGCTATAACAGCTTTCATTTATGTTAATTCATGCATCTGAAGATTGTTCTAATctgtaatatttaactatttgaaaatatagttttcaTGTGTTTGTGACATAaggttaatatgttaatattggTTTAATAAACACTcaaagtaccaaaaaaaaatgtttaaattcttaaaGGACTTGTTTTTCTCCTAGTTTGGCAGCTGTATTTCTGATGATGTGCCTGATGGGCtgtaacaaaaaatgccttttttctctttctttttatgtgaaaatattgaTTGGTAATTATTTGTTGAACCTCAGATAATTAACCTCTTGGTAAACCTAAAATATATTGCTGTCAGATATTGTATTGGTAAATGTTTTAACTTAATTTGTGCGATATAAGGGGTGgaatatgtaatgaattttttacatcagAATATACTTCTAATTTTAGATTTGAGTGTCTTATAAtgtgttatatattaataacattgtgTGTACTGTACTGTTAATGAAGTGTGTTTGTTCTTTTGTTCCAGATATTATGGGCATTTGATGCcactataaaatagaatattgttaTGCAACGAGAAGATCAAGAGACTCCATTCCACTGTGACATATGCGACAAATATTTCTCTAGAAAAGATCATTTTAAGAATCATGTTATGTGGCATACCGGTGAAACACCGCATAGATGTGATTATTGTTCCAAAGCGTTCACACGTAAAGAGCATCTGATGAATCACATACGCCAGCACACCGGTGAGCACCCTCACCACTGCAACTATTGTGCGAAATCGTTCACGAGGAAGGACCACATGGTGTACCATGAGCGCCAGCACACTGGAGAGACACCGTTCCCATGCCAGTACTGCCCGAAGGCGTTCACGAGGAAGGATCATCTTGTCAATCATATAAGGAAACATACGGGTGAGTCGCCGCACAAGTGCACATATTGCATGAAGGGCTTCACAAGAAAAGAACATTTGACTAATCATATTCGGCAACACACAGGTGAATCTCCACACAGATGCCACTTCTGCACCAAGAGCTTCACCCGCAAGGAGCATCTGACCAACCACATCCGCATCCACACAGGAGAATCGCCCCACAGCTGTGAGTTCTGCAACCGGACGTTCACCAGGAAGGAACATCTGAAACGCCACGTCCGCCAGCATCAGTCCGGAGCTGAATACAACTGTATCATCTGTTCTGCACCATTTCCAGCTAAAGATCATCTTCTGGAGCATATGCGTACTCATCCTCGAGATCGCCCGTACGTTTGCAATGAATGTGGCAAAGGATTCCCGCTTAAGGGTAATCTGATGTTCCATCAGCGTTCTCATCAAAAAGGTGAGCCGCAAGAACGCCCATTCCGTTGCGATCTTTGTCCAAAAGATTTTATGTGCAAAGGTCATCTTGTATCGCACAGACGCAGCCATACCAATGGCAAGCAATATACTTCATTTTCAGATAAGAGCAATGCGTtcatgttgaaacagttgatg of Lycorma delicatula isolate Av1 chromosome 9, ASM4794821v1, whole genome shotgun sequence contains these proteins:
- the LOC142330243 gene encoding uncharacterized protein LOC142330243 isoform X2 — translated: MQREDQETPFHCDICDKYFSRKDHFKNHVMWHTGETPHRCDYCSKAFTRKEHLMNHIRQHTGEHPHHCNYCAKSFTRKDHMVYHERQHTGETPFPCQYCPKAFTRKDHLVNHIRKHTGESPHRCHFCTKSFTRKEHLTNHIRIHTGESPHSCEFCNRTFTRKEHLKRHVRQHQSGAEYNCIICSAPFPAKDHLLEHMRTHPRDRPYVCNECGKGFPLKGNLMFHQRSHQKGEPQERPFRCDLCPKDFMCKGHLVSHRRSHTNGKQYTSFSDKSNAFMLKQLMKGDTSEMTAHIIHSPPTPQPHQVSVGTQVGLPVLAPPNNMHLQPPPSLLAVVT
- the LOC142330243 gene encoding uncharacterized protein LOC142330243 isoform X1 is translated as MQREDQETPFHCDICDKYFSRKDHFKNHVMWHTGETPHRCDYCSKAFTRKEHLMNHIRQHTGEHPHHCNYCAKSFTRKDHMVYHERQHTGETPFPCQYCPKAFTRKDHLVNHIRKHTGESPHKCTYCMKGFTRKEHLTNHIRQHTGESPHRCHFCTKSFTRKEHLTNHIRIHTGESPHSCEFCNRTFTRKEHLKRHVRQHQSGAEYNCIICSAPFPAKDHLLEHMRTHPRDRPYVCNECGKGFPLKGNLMFHQRSHQKGEPQERPFRCDLCPKDFMCKGHLVSHRRSHTNGKQYTSFSDKSNAFMLKQLMKGDTSEMTAHIIHSPPTPQPHQVSVGTQVGLPVLAPPNNMHLQPPPSLLAVVT